CACAAAACGTATGATTACCACCAAAATGTCTGTCAATATAACATTGGCCCCaggaaacatttaaaatgtagcATTCAATTAGTATTGCATGTACACAGGTAACTTACACCATCCTCTTGAAGATGGTGGTATACATATTAAGCGATTATAGTATTATTGAGAAAACACTGTTATTGGAAATTACCTGATGGAAGTCCTTGCCGCTGCTTTTACCATCGCCACTGAAATCCACATGAGAGAATAGACAGCGAAGAAGATGCCTGTCTGCCTCAGGGCCGTGACAATTCACAATCTGGCAGatggcaaaaaaaatattatgtttttAACAAGGTGTTTAACTAGATACACAGAGTGATGTGATAGCTGCCCTACTATCCACGTGTGTTTTACAAGTAGTATTGCCAATACTCACATGCTGTATTTCCTGCTGGCTGGCTCTGTAATTTTTTTTCGTTAAATTGTCCACCAGGTAGCTGATTTGAGACAAAGCCAGCGAGAGCGAGTCAAGATTCATTGCTGTTCGGGGCGGAAGCAGGCGGCCGAGCCCGGCGCAAAATCACCATTATTCCCCTTTTGTCCCTTCAATGATAGGTTActtctgctccccccccccagaaaaaAGTTGTTGATATTGTGTTCCAAATGATATTAGTCCGTGGCTCCTGGCTCTAAGGAGAGTCCCTCAGTTTACAGTCATGTTCAGCGTCTGAAAAGGGAAAATGGGGAAGTCATTAGAGAAATAACGTCAAACGATGCTGAGAATtggcaaaataaaaacatcagaACACATTGAAGCTATTTTACAAAAAGGGtaacaacaaaaacattttgtaAAGGCTTTGAGGCCTGCTAAAGTCACTGATCAAGACGCGCGCCGGAAGACGTCTTCGAGTGAATTAATAAAACGCGAAAAACTCCTTTAAGTTTCGTATAAACAACGGGCGTAAAGTATTGTGGGATTGTCTATCAACGCATGAAAATCTGTTTTGAACGGCTAGTGTTATCAATGATCGTCTGGCCTATGCTAAACCGCGACACCAGTCCAGGAGTAAAACATGACGCTAACCCACTAGCCTAGTTATACTACAATTACTGTTTCAAGTGAATATAAGCCAATTTAACAACTGATACTTATCATTATGTTATTTTACCCAAAGACTCGACagaaaataacaataaacaagTTTCCTTCATACCAAGTGACCTTAGTTTAAgccaccaatggaaacaaagaaCAAGATCACGTAGGTTTTGAGCAACGTTATCAACGGCTATCGGCACATTGCGGAACGTACAAACCTAGGACTTTATAACATATAATGTGATGGCTCTCTCATTTCTTCTGTAGGTTATATTACAATCGAGGTGAATACGGATGTTTAATATATCATTATAACCATCATGTTTAACAATTCAACTTTGGGCACATACAGTTCACCCACACggggaaattaaacaaaatataaACCCTGAAAACATACGTCTCATTGTGACAATGAACTTAATGTCACAGAGGGTTTCAAACGTAGAGAAAAAATTGTCATTCACACTCCTTTAATAGCTACATAAATGCTAAAAAGAATAGCACTAACACTCATGGAAGCTAACGTAGCATTGTGGCGTCCACTTATAAGGGGGATACAGACCTAACTTCGATTGTCCAAAACATCCAATTACattagattttttaaatatgcaGTTATGTTTATAGCAGGATATATAATGAGCTGGACGGGCCCGTTCGCCTCGCTCCGACCACTGGAAACGCAGAGGCCGCGGGCTGGAGGGCCGCGAGTATTGCCTTGCCAGCCTAGCTAACGATAGCTAGCTAGGCTGCATAGACTCCCCGTGCTAGTGACCAACACAGTGAATCCCCATTATCACACAGCGAGCTACAGTCTCCCTTGCGAGTTTCATTAGAAAACTAGAACTATGTGATAAGCATCTTCAGTAGAAAACTCACCATTCTttcaaaaaaaatgaattagGTTTTCATCCGTCTTTCTGTTTCATCCACCAAACTTATCGAAATATGAGTGTCGCTCTGCGTCCTATTCAGTtagatttttaaaaaataaaatggcgACTGTCACTGCCATAGCGCGTTCACAGCGAATGTACGAGCATTTGCTCGTTCTCGTGATAATAATAAAAGTTGCCCGCGTGCACGTCTATAACTGAACTGAAGACAACACACCAACGGGCATGAATCGAATACATGGTAGGATTTATTCCAATGAAAATTTACCTACGATGAACATTGAGAAAGAAATGCACAATTACTTAAAAGACATCACATCATAAGGACAAAATACCAACCCCAACATTTACCCAACTACAACAACTATGACAACAATACTAAAAGAGAATATGCCTTAttatatcaataataataatggtagtTTAGGCTGTGGCCCAACTGGGTCCTACTACAATAATGAGAACACTCaatgtaatttaaaaaagacCAAATCATTCATAATTAAACCATAATATAGAGCATATTGTGCAAAGAGGGCAATAAGCCTATAACTCACTAATTCAACTTTGATGTTGATgtaatttattgtttatttggctTAACATGATCAATCCATCATAACATATAGACAACAAGTGTGTTTATTTCTTGTTATAGATCATTTGTGGCTTCTTCCATTATTTAAAACGATTTTGTTAAGTTATTTCCAATTATAAAATAACattacagtgaatacagagacagtaGGCTACATTATTTGGTATTGTTCCCTGAATTAAGAATAAATAATAACTGAAATAGAATAGTGATTATATATAGTCTATATAATCAAATCGTATTTCAAAGGATAAAGGGTGGCCTAATGAATTAGCTTTGCGTCATCCATTAACGCATGGCAAAATGTtcttgaaacacacacagacgtaagcctaaaaaaatattttaacaaATGAATAAAGATTTGATTCACAATTAGTTcagaaatgctttttttttcgACGTGTGAATCGACAAATGGTTTTAATGGCATTATGGACCATTCAACAGAGTTTAATATGTGTCCGTTGCTTCATTATGAGCATCAAAATCATAGGAATTTTGTATGTGGGCGGGTGTAAATAGGAACGAAGATACGGTAACCAATACCAGTGGACCTTGTTAATGTAGCCAATCGCATCACTAACCTCGTCCACAGGAACGGTGCATAACACTTATTTCGCTGTGTCAAGAAAGAACTGCTACATGTTATATTAGAAGAGAACTGTATACTCCTCTGTGTTATTTGTAGATAAAATGTCTTCGTGGGCGAAATCTTCTGGCACTGGCAGGCGACCACAATCGACACCAAATGGAAGGTTAGTGTATTTAGCATCACGAGATACCATGCTAAATACGATAGCTCGACGCTCTGCAAAACAATGGGAAATTAAATACTCTGTCAATGTGATAGGCGCAAACAGTTAAGTCACAAGATAATACAAATGTTTGTCCTTTGTTTTTCCATTAGTCAAACACACCGATCGTTTCGAAGACCAGCGCCTTACCCGACCCGGGAGGACCGAACAGAGGAGCATAAGGATATACTTAAAAGGTGGGAGTAAatactatgttttatttgagcaATATTACTAAACTATTCTTCCACTTGAATGAGCAATTTATATTTGTACCTGTTATTGTGTGACACACCTAGCGTTAGAGATAATTGACAGTATCAGTCATCAAATCTTTAAACTTCTCGCATATTATATTCCGGTAGGTATGCATACCTAGTTACACACCTTGAGTTTTGGCATGTTGAATTATTTGCCTACGCAGCCCAATGTGGTAGTGACCGAATATGACATTAGGGCTTtcttttctccctttttttttttttagctatgAAGAACTAGAACAACAGCACAAGTACAGTAGCAACATGCAGTTTGAAGGATATCAGCGACCACCAAATAGTGAGTACTCACTTAATAGCGAAGTTAAATTGAGTATGAAAATGTATTGGTTTTTGCCAAGTATTGGTTGTTCAAGCTGAGCTCTCCAACAAAGCATTTAGAAGTGATGTTATATTTTTCTACTACTGGAAATTATTATATGCTTTTGAGTATATTTGAGTGTATAGTCAGCTGTCGTTAATTGCATGCAATATATGGTCTTAAGTACAATAAGTCACAGACCCCTGTTGTTGGTAAATTGTAAATTGTCCTGCTGTACATTTCTGGAAACATTTATCTTTACTTgcctattgtttttattatttggcGGCTAGCAGGCTTCTACTATTTTCTTACGTTGCCATTGTCAATAAAATCCTTTGTCTTCGAAACCTAAACATTTGTCAACTACATTCTGTCCTTCTGCCCACCTTCAGCCAAGACTGAGGGATACAGCCCCACGGACAGACGTAAGGCCTTGTACCAGAGGTTCTACAGACAGGTCCAGGATGAGAAGGAGCCGGCAGATTGTGTGGTGCTCTCCATCACCAATCAGTGCATGTAAGTTGTGAGCTACCAAGTTCTAACAAAACATTGTGGATTATAGGTTGGCCGCCGCCTGTAGGAGCCTTCCTTTTGGATTTTCATTTATCATAGAAAGTACCAGTAGAGACTTAAACTAACGCTACTTCCAGCTAAAATATACAATCTGCGGCTACAAGTCACATGCTCGGCCTGAACATCACCCATCGTACCTAGCTGCAATATGCAGCGTTCTCTGAAATATCCAAAACTGCGTCTACTTGGACAACTTCGACCTTGACTGTCCGATCCTGAAATAGGCATAAGTTGGTCAGAGGACGACATTTCAAAAGACttaaacaaataaagaaataaacacGCACAATTAATATTTGCCATAAAACTTCTCCAACAAAGTTCGGCCAAATCGCTTTGGGCCTGAATATCTGTCACAACAAGTATTAAGCTAAATGATTTGATTGCAAAAGGGCAGCAGTATCTCATGTGCTCATATTTTCCCACTGTCAATCACTTCAGTGTGAAATCCTATattatgctacacgtgaacctccttaAATGGCGCAATTTGTAttgttcgctatctcgggatattgggcaatatcccatacgtgagatctcaaactcgggatattgttttcgTAATGGGGAGCACTTGTGACGGTCGTCTCGTcatgctaataaaaacaaataaaccgctaataaaaacaaatatatatataatcctcgcaaaaagtgttatcttgtttatttttggagtgttcacgtgtagtatatactaaaaccaTTATTCGCCTCAGGCTCCGTAAATAGTTGGAGCCACTATTCAATTATTCGCCTTCGGCctataattgttaaatatgcCTCACATTACCCTTTTTTCTCGGGAATTCATTTCTCCAGCAGCTGACCCAAGCTTCATATGAAAAAAGTTAACCACTACATAAATACAGAAGTAATAATTGAGGAAGTTTACATGCAACTATAATGTCCTATGGGGATTTCAGAAGAGATTTGATGAGATTTCCAAACTTCATTGTGCAACCTCAAGTGAACTAAGTGTTAAATAAAttggtaataataaaaaagtattaTCGACACATCAATAATAAACTATTGCAACAGTTAATGTATTCTTATACAAACACGGATGTTGAAGAGAATATCACACAAAATAGCACAATTCATTCATAAAGGATCTTGTGAATATCATAATATGAAACTGGGCAGACCAGAAGAACAAATATTgctgcagaaaatatgcaaaaACATTGTGGACATAACCTATTCTTTAACATTTACCTCCAGTTATTGCCAAGATAATCAGTGCTGCACACATTATCGTGTCATTTTACTAAACAACCTTTGTATGCAcgattataaaatgtataatcttGTTTTGCGAAAAGTTTTTGTATTGTACAAACTGTCAGTAAAACTTTTACCATTTCATACAAAATAAATCTGGATATTAAACACATTACAAAGTAATCATTACTGTGGCCCTGTTGCCACATAAGCCCTATtaagaaatatatacattttaccTATTTTATAAGGTTATTCTAAACTCGAAAATGACGTGTATAATTCACTTCGAAAGTATTGATTACTAGACAGAATAAattgatatttttttatctaaCCATGATGCTCGGTGTTCAAATTtgggtatgtatgtatgcatcatGTAAAATATGTGACAAATATTACTTTACAAATATTACTTTACTATTTGTAAATATGTGACAAAACAGttgggcccccccccctactgtgGCTTTCAATGCAAATTTTAAATGTATCCATAAAGCATATGAACTCACAACTCGTTCAACGATTAATCCCAAATCACAAGTCGACGGTTTTAACTTGTCATGAGGTTTTCCTGAATCCCTCCGCCCGTGCTCTGTCGTATTACACTGACCTGGGTCATCACCTGTGCCGCTTCACTCACCAGCTATATACATGAAGAGTAAGTTAACAAAGTGTTTTTCTTCCTCCCAAAGGGATTACCCAAAGTCACTAGGCGAGTGTTTGCAGGAGCGTGGCCTGTCAGTGGAAATGCTCTACCTTCAGGCGGAGTCGGGCCTGACCCGGGCTCTGCAGGACATCCGGGCCGACGGCTCCCCGTTATGTATTCTGGTGGAGCACACAAACGTAGCTCTCTCCTCCTGCACTGTAATCATATTCTCAGAGTCCCTCAAAAGTAAGTCCCTAACTCCCCTCCGCCACcaacccctctccctcaccccttacaaaacaaataaaatgaccGTGGTAAGGACTCCATACTTGCATCAGCCTCAATTTAGCAAGAAACACATTTAAGACGGCGTCATCAAAAACTGATCTTCATCAAATCCAGATATGGATCTTATTTTTGACATCAACAATGAAGATAAACCCTAGGTTTCCTTGTATACCTGTTAAAAAAATCTCACATGTAATTcaacaaatatttgtatatCTCTAACCTTCCATTTGCTTCACGTTAAACTGCCAAAGTTTGGTTAACACACCCCATTTAATCAAATGTAGTTCCCAAAAGGTCTCTTAAGTGTTTTGAAAACACTTTATTGCTTCCTAAAACACCACAAGAGGGGTAGGTCATATTTTCATTGTAAATTTGTTTAATTTCGTTTTGAACGACCAAACTAAATAgtcaaacacaaaataaagttGAGGAGGATTGATGATGAAAACGTCTTTTCTCTCCACTCTAAAATGAAAACTTACTTAATACTCTTAATTTTGATGTGCAATTGTAATTTTACAGCATGGACAGGAATGGAGAGATCTCACTCGATTTGATTAAGCACAGCATGTAAGGATTTCCACCTGTAATATAAAAACTTAATCGTAAACGGTTATGATAATaggtatataaaaaaatacatccTAGCTAAATTCCATAGTTCTTCTTTACTATTGGCTCATAAAACTGCAGAAATCAAGCaggacttttgaacttttgtatGAAAGGCCTATCAACTAAAAGGTCACAAACCCTGTTTAATCATTACTTAAGATAATACTGCACACTAAAATGCCACAAAAGCACAAATCATTTTTCACAGCACACATTCTTTCAAAGGAGCTCATAGTTACGACAAAACGTACACCCACATATATACTTTGTAATATATTAAGGAAACGATAACAGTTAATTATATTCCtttaactaataataataataataataaatgcaataaaatgAGCATAATCACAAACAATCCCAATTTTCTTTCTCTAAAATGTTCTAAATGTATTAAACCTCTCCTTGAATCCCCGAAAACTGTCCAAAGTAACCGTGctgatcacccccccccccttctagtCCACCGCAACATGCCCAAGGACCAAGCCATGGACTTTGTGGCTGCGGAGTACAACCGGGGCCTCGTCAAAGAGCGGCCCCCGAAGGAGCCGGCGGACATGGCCGCGCAGGCCTCCCAGCTGCTCAGCGACTTCCTGGACCGCCAGAAGGTGGAGCGGCACGCCGTGCCGTCTGACACGCGccagctcctgctgctgctggcggagGGGGTGCACCTGTACCCCGAGGAGCTGGCCACGGTCTCCCAGTACCTGCGCTCTCGCCAGGACCACATGCAAGGTGGACCGACTGCACCCCCTATTCACCCGgtcacacacatgggca
This genomic stretch from Gadus chalcogrammus isolate NIFS_2021 chromosome 9, NIFS_Gcha_1.0, whole genome shotgun sequence harbors:
- the si:ch211-216l23.2 gene encoding nuclear receptor coactivator 5; protein product: MSSWAKSSGTGRRPQSTPNGSQTHRSFRRPAPYPTREDRTEEHKDILKSYEELEQQHKYSSNMQFEGYQRPPNTKTEGYSPTDRRKALYQRFYRQVQDEKEPADCVVLSITNQCMDYPKSLGECLQERGLSVEMLYLQAESGLTRALQDIRADGSPLCILVEHTNVALSSCTVIIFSESLKIHRNMPKDQAMDFVAAEYNRGLVKERPPKEPADMAAQASQLLSDFLDRQKVERHAVPSDTRQLLLLLAEGVHLYPEELATVSQYLRSRQDHMQASTTDGKRGNMLPPGLGKPPPLLPTPPSAPLTLPGPGGPLAGPAGEPQPGPLLSPSGSYPKTKPPPLLSLHRAPGPHGPPHGPPHGTHLGPAPPRGPPSLHSPYNGPRPHGPPHNHVPQYYQGPRGSPHGARGGPPSLKSLRPHTPLMPVPGGPNIRPSGPRR